GCTGACGACCCGTCTGAATGTTGCCAGAAATGCAATCGGGGATTCCGGTGAGCAGCAGCGCCTGATCAGGACGCTGCCGCGAAAGGGCTTTCGCTTCGTCGGCCAGGTGCGGGAAGCGGACACGACAGCACGGGCGGAGCTCGCTGGCGATCCGGAGGGGTCAAAGCCCGTCCTGCCGCTTCCCTTGAAGCCTTCTATCGCGGTGCTCCCGTTTGTCAATTTGAGCTCGGATCCCGAGCAGGAGCATTTCGCCGACGGCGTCGTGGAAGACATCACCATGGCGCTGTCGCTCTTTCGCTGGCTGTTCGTCATCGCACGCAATTCGAGCTTCACCTACAAGGGCCGCACTGTCGACGTGAAGCAGGTCGGCCGCGACCTCGGGGTGCGCTACATCCTCGAAGGAAGCGTGCGCAAGGCGGGAAACCGCCTTCGAATCGCGGGCCAGCTGATCGATGCCGAAACGGGCGCGCACCTCTGGGCGGATCGTTTCGAGGGAGCGCTCGAAGACGTGTTCGAACTCCAGGATCACGTTACGTCCCGCGTGGTCGGCGCAATCGCTCCGAAGCTGCAGCAGGAGGAGATCAAGCGCGCCAGGCACAAGCCGACAGAAAACCTCGATGCGCGCGACTATTACCTGCGCGGGATGGCGAAAGCCCGCTGGTGGAGCAGGGAGGCAAACAGCGATGCGCTGAAGCTGTTCAGCAAGGCGATCAAGCTCGACCCGCGGCTGTCCTCCGCCTACGGCATGGCTGCGTGGTGCTACGCCCGTCGCAAAGCCAACGGCTGGACGGACAGGCGGGCGGAGGAAAGTGCGGAGGGCGTAAGGCTGGCGCGCAAGGGCGTGCAGGTCGGAGCAGACGATCCGGTGGC
This genomic interval from Bradyrhizobium sp. NP1 contains the following:
- a CDS encoding winged helix-turn-helix domain-containing tetratricopeptide repeat protein, producing the protein MRYLFEEYALDVGLRELRRGQEVVPVAPQVFDLIEYLVRERDRVVSKDELIQVIWNGRIVSDAALTTRLNVARNAIGDSGEQQRLIRTLPRKGFRFVGQVREADTTARAELAGDPEGSKPVLPLPLKPSIAVLPFVNLSSDPEQEHFADGVVEDITMALSLFRWLFVIARNSSFTYKGRTVDVKQVGRDLGVRYILEGSVRKAGNRLRIAGQLIDAETGAHLWADRFEGALEDVFELQDHVTSRVVGAIAPKLQQEEIKRARHKPTENLDARDYYLRGMAKARWWSREANSDALKLFSKAIKLDPRLSSAYGMAAWCYARRKANGWTDRRAEESAEGVRLARKGVQVGADDPVALCMGGYVLAFVAREFDDAAMLMEQGLAVNPNYALGWMLSAWLRVWRGESDLALDHVARAMRLNPLDPSMYGLYGAMAYAHFIAGRYDVAASYAEKVTRDNPILLLANSVSAASSALAGRLDQAQQALARVLACDRGLRASSLTDLAPFRRAEDADAFARGLRHAGLAA